The proteins below come from a single Methanothrix thermoacetophila PT genomic window:
- a CDS encoding deoxyhypusine synthase: MSYPESEMRQRTTIPMVDRSIGELVSDMARMGFQAGQLGQSLRVWENMLSRDVTVFLGLAGAMVPAGLQEMIAYLISRRYVDCLVSTGANLFHDLCEGLGIMHYRGSSCADDAHLNECKIDRIFDVFVSEVELHRADKYISDLVMSLRTDIMYSSREIMELLGRELPETTILGAAYRAGVPIFVPALSDSSIGIGMVIAWRNGHRVIVDQIRDVDEITQISEKSAETGVVFIGGGVPKNFIQQTKVISELMGTYRGGHSYAIQYTTDTPHFGGLSGCTFSEAVSWGKVDKEARMAQVFSDATITVPLVVHALRERVKKRYSVPRFTWNGSELELVYEQV, translated from the coding sequence ATGAGCTATCCCGAGTCAGAAATGCGGCAGAGAACGACGATTCCTATGGTCGACAGAAGCATAGGAGAGCTCGTCTCTGATATGGCCCGGATGGGGTTTCAGGCAGGGCAGCTTGGCCAGTCCCTGCGCGTCTGGGAGAACATGCTGAGCAGGGATGTGACGGTATTTCTGGGACTGGCAGGCGCCATGGTCCCCGCGGGGCTCCAGGAGATGATCGCGTATCTGATATCCAGAAGATACGTGGACTGTCTGGTGAGCACAGGCGCGAACCTCTTCCACGATCTATGTGAAGGACTCGGCATAATGCACTACAGGGGGAGTTCGTGCGCAGATGATGCTCACCTGAACGAATGCAAGATCGACAGGATCTTCGATGTATTCGTATCTGAGGTCGAGCTGCACAGGGCGGACAAGTACATCTCAGATCTTGTAATGAGCCTCAGGACCGACATCATGTATTCGTCCAGAGAGATAATGGAGCTCCTCGGAAGAGAGCTGCCGGAGACCACGATCCTGGGAGCTGCGTACCGTGCTGGAGTGCCGATATTTGTGCCGGCGCTGTCTGACAGCTCCATAGGGATAGGGATGGTCATCGCCTGGCGCAACGGTCACAGGGTTATCGTGGACCAGATCAGGGATGTGGATGAGATAACGCAGATATCGGAGAAGTCGGCGGAGACCGGAGTGGTGTTCATCGGCGGCGGCGTGCCGAAGAACTTCATACAGCAGACGAAGGTCATATCTGAGCTCATGGGAACATACCGGGGAGGTCACTCGTATGCTATACAGTACACCACGGACACGCCGCATTTTGGGGGGCTCTCGGGATGCACATTCAGCGAGGCCGTATCGTGGGGGAAGGTTGATAAAGAGGCGAGGATGGCACAGGTGTTCTCGGATGCCACGATCACCGTGCCACTTGTGGTCCATGCGCTGAGGGAGCGCGTGAAGAAAAGATACTCTGTGCCCAGGTTCACCTGGAATGGATCCGAACTCGAGCTCGTCTATGAGCAGGTCTAG
- the cfbC gene encoding Ni-sirohydrochlorin a,c-diamide reductive cyclase ATP-dependent reductase subunit translates to MSPIKHVAIYGKGGIGKSCIASNVAAACAERGVRVLVVGCDPKSDSSINLIGRRIPTMMDMIREGKEIREEDVVFTGYRGVRCIEVGGPEPGVGCAGRGIIVAIDFLRKVSRIMDDVDLVLYDVPGDIVCGGFSAPIRKGLVTEAYIITSGEYMPVYAANNICRGLKRLGARLAGVVCNSRDVEGEREIVDDFARAIGSRMVVFIPKDPVVQRCERRAVTVIEGEPESSIAGVYRALAEHVLSCTDASVPEPLDDESLREITRM, encoded by the coding sequence ATGTCACCTATTAAGCATGTTGCCATCTACGGCAAGGGAGGTATTGGAAAGTCCTGCATAGCATCAAATGTGGCGGCTGCATGCGCCGAACGCGGGGTCAGGGTCCTGGTCGTCGGATGCGACCCGAAGAGCGACTCCTCGATAAATCTCATAGGACGAAGGATTCCCACGATGATGGACATGATCCGGGAGGGGAAGGAGATCCGTGAGGAGGATGTCGTCTTCACAGGATACAGAGGAGTGAGGTGCATAGAGGTCGGCGGCCCGGAGCCGGGAGTCGGATGCGCTGGCAGGGGAATAATAGTGGCAATAGATTTCCTTAGAAAGGTCTCCAGGATAATGGATGATGTAGACCTCGTGCTATATGACGTTCCCGGGGATATCGTGTGTGGTGGATTCTCAGCCCCGATAAGAAAGGGTCTCGTCACGGAGGCGTACATAATAACATCTGGGGAGTACATGCCTGTTTACGCTGCCAACAACATATGCAGGGGCCTGAAGCGGCTTGGGGCAAGGCTCGCCGGGGTCGTTTGCAACTCCAGGGATGTTGAGGGGGAGAGGGAGATCGTCGATGATTTCGCCAGGGCGATAGGTAGCAGGATGGTCGTGTTCATACCAAAAGATCCCGTTGTACAGAGGTGCGAGAGGAGAGCTGTAACGGTGATCGAGGGTGAGCCTGAAAGCAGCATCGCAGGGGTTTATCGCGCCCTCGCAGAGCATGTTCTGAGCTGTACGGATGCATCGGTGCCGGAGCCGCTCGACGACGAGAGTCTGCGTGAGATAACAAGGATGTGA
- the cfbB gene encoding Ni-sirohydrochlorin a,c-diamide synthase, which yields MHIPRIVIAGDRSSSGKTTIVAGLLSALVRMNLNVQAFKVAMDYIDPSYHTWITGRFCRNLDGYLMSESRVLEIFNHASRDADIAVIEGVRGLYEGYEGDAGSTAQIAKMLRAPVILVVDARSITRSAAALVRGYMDYDRDVQIRGVILNKLGGERHADKATREIERYAGVPVVGAIQRNDEMHLAMRHLGLVPVTEGRLRHHGFAERVSRIREIVELSLDINRLIEIAKEAEDLREVEPDLYMRNDRGLGLRVGVAQDEAFNFYYRDNLELIELAGAEVVPFSPIHDSRIPEVDGLYVGGGYPELYAEDLSRNSSMMSSIRDAQTDGMPLYAECGGLMYMCRELEWPHDGEESRYQMVGVVPALARRGRRRIVSYVNGAFVTDTSIGRSGDGFMGHEFHHSELVVDGDVRYAIKLNRGTGISNGLDGIVDGRMIASYSHLHSASYRGFPDVFLDACREYRYET from the coding sequence ATGCACATTCCGAGGATCGTAATTGCCGGGGACAGAAGCTCCAGCGGCAAGACCACGATAGTGGCAGGGCTGCTTTCAGCACTTGTTCGGATGAACTTGAATGTCCAGGCCTTCAAGGTAGCCATGGACTACATAGATCCGAGCTACCACACATGGATCACGGGGAGGTTCTGCAGGAACCTCGACGGTTACCTGATGAGCGAGAGCAGGGTGCTAGAGATATTCAACCATGCATCCAGAGATGCTGATATCGCCGTGATCGAGGGGGTTCGCGGCCTCTACGAAGGATACGAGGGGGATGCTGGTTCAACAGCGCAGATCGCGAAGATGCTCCGCGCGCCTGTGATACTGGTCGTGGATGCGAGATCGATAACGAGAAGTGCAGCCGCGCTTGTGAGGGGATACATGGATTACGACAGGGATGTTCAGATCAGAGGAGTCATACTCAACAAGCTCGGCGGGGAGAGGCATGCAGACAAAGCGACGAGGGAGATCGAGCGTTATGCCGGGGTTCCTGTCGTGGGTGCGATACAGAGGAACGATGAGATGCACCTCGCGATGCGCCATCTCGGCCTGGTCCCTGTGACAGAGGGAAGGCTGAGACATCATGGATTTGCTGAGAGAGTCTCCAGGATACGAGAGATCGTCGAGCTGAGTCTTGACATAAATAGATTGATTGAGATAGCAAAAGAGGCTGAGGATCTCAGGGAAGTTGAGCCAGATCTGTACATGAGAAACGATCGCGGTCTCGGCCTCAGGGTGGGCGTTGCGCAGGATGAGGCGTTCAACTTTTATTACAGAGACAACCTCGAGCTGATCGAGCTTGCGGGCGCTGAGGTCGTGCCCTTCAGCCCGATCCACGACTCCAGGATCCCGGAGGTGGACGGCCTGTACGTAGGCGGCGGATACCCGGAGCTGTATGCAGAGGATCTCTCTAGGAACAGCTCGATGATGAGCTCCATCCGCGATGCCCAAACGGATGGCATGCCTCTGTACGCGGAGTGCGGAGGCCTTATGTACATGTGCCGGGAGCTGGAGTGGCCTCACGATGGCGAGGAATCGCGGTATCAGATGGTGGGGGTGGTGCCGGCGCTCGCACGACGGGGCCGGAGGAGGATCGTGAGCTACGTGAACGGCGCCTTCGTCACCGACACATCCATCGGGAGGAGCGGTGATGGGTTCATGGGTCATGAGTTTCATCACTCCGAGCTCGTGGTCGATGGCGATGTGAGGTACGCCATAAAGCTAAACCGCGGCACCGGAATATCCAACGGCCTGGACGGAATAGTAGACGGGAGGATGATCGCAAGCTACTCGCATCTCCATTCCGCATCATACAGGGGCTTCCCGGACGTGTTCTTGGATGCGTGCCGTGAGTACAGATACGAGACCTGA
- a CDS encoding glycosyltransferase — MARPVITTDAPGCRETVIDGENGFLVPPRDVGALAETMERFVLEPELIGRMGAASRRIAEERFDVRIINKRMMEAMGLG, encoded by the coding sequence ATGGCCCGGCCGGTGATCACGACAGACGCTCCTGGCTGCCGCGAGACCGTGATCGACGGGGAAAATGGATTCCTGGTGCCGCCGCGGGACGTCGGAGCGCTCGCTGAGACGATGGAGCGTTTCGTTCTTGAGCCTGAGCTGATCGGGCGAATGGGCGCGGCGAGCCGTCGAATCGCTGAGGAGCGGTTCGATGTGCGGATCATAAACAAAAGAATGATGGAGGCGATGGGTCTCGGATGA
- a CDS encoding sugar phosphate nucleotidyltransferase — protein sequence MVKLGVIPAAGSGTRLGPFTNAIPKELLPVGEKAVIEHVVEAMRLSGIEDIAIVCSPHKHGLCDYLGSGRRFGVNLVYVMQDERRGLGDAVLAAENVIDESFAVVLGDNFFHPKSFLSELISYHLERRADATLGVAEVEDVTRHGIIKPEGDSIVDIVEKPSPEMAFSNLGAIGMYVFSPDIFDAIRETEPGYRGEIQLTDAVKVMIDRGRSILYRKIDGIHIDVGTPKDLMRANEWYLRNVMDRC from the coding sequence ATGGTGAAACTTGGAGTCATACCTGCGGCAGGCTCCGGCACGCGCCTCGGGCCGTTCACGAATGCGATACCGAAGGAGCTTCTGCCGGTGGGAGAAAAGGCTGTCATAGAGCATGTCGTTGAAGCGATGAGGCTTTCTGGAATAGAGGATATAGCGATAGTATGCAGCCCGCACAAGCACGGGCTCTGCGATTACCTGGGATCAGGCAGGCGGTTCGGCGTGAATCTCGTCTATGTCATGCAGGACGAGCGAAGGGGGTTAGGGGACGCGGTTCTCGCTGCTGAGAACGTCATCGACGAGAGCTTTGCGGTCGTGCTCGGCGATAACTTCTTCCACCCGAAATCGTTTCTGAGCGAGCTGATCTCATATCATCTTGAGAGAAGGGCGGATGCAACTCTGGGCGTCGCGGAGGTCGAGGACGTCACGAGACACGGCATCATCAAGCCTGAGGGCGACAGTATCGTCGACATCGTGGAGAAGCCATCGCCCGAGATGGCGTTCAGCAATCTCGGAGCCATCGGGATGTACGTATTCTCCCCCGATATCTTCGATGCGATACGGGAGACGGAGCCGGGGTACAGGGGTGAGATCCAGCTCACGGACGCCGTGAAGGTCATGATCGATCGTGGGAGGAGTATCTTATACAGAAAGATCGATGGGATCCACATCGATGTCGGAACTCCAAAAGATCTGATGAGGGCGAACGAGTGGTATCTGAGAAACGTCATGGATCGCTGCTGA